One stretch of Lacimicrobium alkaliphilum DNA includes these proteins:
- the recD gene encoding exodeoxyribonuclease V subunit alpha, which produces MLSAGHYLQPLQEKGFVDALDTALGLFIAEQEEQQAQEMGLVACILSQQLGAQHLCVQLTELCRLYNLWVAELREPLPMLFESQLLSLLQQSRTVTKPQQQGSVSTPLVLDNQALYLQRYWQYEVNLCNKLCRLAEVQLQLDEQACKPLVKSLFENGLKDGQAHGPDWQLIAVVQAASKALCIITGGPGTGKTTTVTKLMALVQALAREQGKTLRIAMAAPTGKAAMRLTESMNQARKLLPEDMQLALPAQAATLHRLLGSIPNRKHFRHNQDNPLALDMLILDEASMVDLPLMARLLDALPAHCRLVMLGDRQQLASVEVGSVLSDICASVPLWGEQQFSRSTTERIERITGLSLTPCSEQKSRLQDNLVMLSKSHRFDIKSGIGRLAAAVNLGSLTQVLECLSVGEFDDLDWYGEASPAELVELACRGMSDYFAAVAGEDVKGAFAELAKQQVLCATRKGPWGSEALNRQIALNLTRRNWIKPQQEPYPGLPVMVTQNDYQVQLFNGDTGICLPDDNGLLKVWFEQDNGELRAVLTSRLPAWQPLYAMTIHKSQGSEFEHGILCLGDNPGQFVSRELLYTGITRARKKLTLFAPTQQLHNALDTVSQRGSGLTWRLQQGG; this is translated from the coding sequence ATGTTAAGCGCCGGGCATTATCTGCAACCCCTGCAGGAAAAGGGCTTTGTTGATGCGCTGGATACCGCGCTGGGGCTGTTTATAGCAGAGCAGGAAGAACAACAGGCACAGGAAATGGGCCTGGTGGCCTGCATTCTCAGCCAGCAACTGGGCGCCCAGCATTTGTGTGTGCAACTGACCGAACTGTGCCGTTTATATAACCTGTGGGTGGCGGAATTGCGTGAGCCACTGCCGATGTTATTTGAATCTCAGCTTTTGAGCCTGTTACAGCAAAGCCGCACTGTTACCAAACCTCAGCAGCAGGGCAGCGTCAGTACGCCACTGGTGCTGGATAATCAGGCCCTGTACCTGCAACGCTACTGGCAGTATGAAGTGAACCTGTGCAACAAGCTTTGCCGGCTTGCAGAGGTGCAGTTGCAGCTGGATGAACAGGCCTGCAAACCGCTGGTGAAAAGCTTATTCGAAAACGGCTTAAAGGACGGGCAAGCGCATGGCCCGGACTGGCAGCTGATAGCGGTGGTACAGGCCGCCAGTAAGGCCCTGTGTATTATTACCGGCGGGCCGGGAACCGGTAAAACCACCACAGTAACCAAACTGATGGCGCTGGTACAGGCACTGGCCCGTGAACAGGGTAAAACCCTGCGCATTGCCATGGCGGCGCCAACGGGTAAAGCCGCCATGCGCCTGACCGAATCGATGAATCAGGCCCGTAAATTACTGCCCGAGGACATGCAACTGGCGCTGCCTGCCCAGGCCGCAACCCTGCACCGGTTACTCGGCAGCATTCCTAACCGTAAGCATTTTCGTCACAATCAGGATAACCCGCTGGCGCTGGATATGCTGATCCTGGATGAAGCCTCGATGGTGGACCTGCCGCTGATGGCCAGGCTGTTGGATGCCTTACCGGCACATTGCCGCCTGGTGATGCTCGGCGATCGCCAGCAACTGGCCTCGGTGGAAGTGGGCTCGGTGTTAAGTGATATTTGTGCCAGCGTGCCCTTATGGGGAGAACAGCAATTCAGCCGCAGCACCACTGAGCGCATTGAGCGGATCACCGGGCTCAGCCTCACCCCCTGCAGCGAACAAAAAAGTCGCTTACAGGATAATCTGGTGATGCTGAGTAAGAGCCATCGCTTTGATATTAAAAGTGGCATTGGCAGACTGGCGGCGGCGGTGAATCTGGGCAGCCTGACTCAGGTACTGGAGTGCCTGTCGGTAGGGGAGTTTGACGATCTTGACTGGTACGGTGAAGCCAGCCCGGCAGAACTGGTGGAACTGGCCTGCCGTGGAATGAGCGATTATTTTGCCGCAGTGGCCGGCGAAGATGTTAAGGGTGCTTTTGCTGAACTGGCCAAACAGCAGGTGTTGTGTGCCACCCGCAAAGGCCCCTGGGGCAGCGAAGCGCTGAACCGTCAGATAGCCCTGAACCTGACCCGCCGTAACTGGATCAAACCGCAGCAGGAACCCTACCCCGGCCTGCCGGTAATGGTGACCCAAAATGACTATCAGGTGCAGCTTTTTAACGGCGATACCGGCATCTGCCTGCCCGATGATAACGGCCTTTTAAAGGTATGGTTTGAGCAGGACAACGGCGAACTGCGCGCAGTGCTGACCAGCCGTCTGCCCGCCTGGCAGCCTTTGTATGCCATGACCATTCACAAATCCCAGGGCTCAGAATTTGAGCATGGCATATTGTGTTTGGGTGATAACCCGGGCCAGTTTGTCAGCCGCGAGTTACTCTACACCGGCATCACAAGAGCCCGTAAAAAACTGACCCTGTTCGCCCCCACCCAGCAACTGCACAACGCCCTGGATACGGTCAGCCAGCGCGGCTCTGGTCTCACCTGGCGATTGCAGCAGGGTGGTTAG